The following coding sequences lie in one Rhinolophus ferrumequinum isolate MPI-CBG mRhiFer1 chromosome 14, mRhiFer1_v1.p, whole genome shotgun sequence genomic window:
- the TMEM74 gene encoding transmembrane protein 74 — protein sequence MELQYIAKESSQVGLCGAVDWSPGGPPADQADAEATKAALCCQRHCTLPPGAAEMEESKRSPSLASSSSPLQDSVIQPDFFPPGPLNSGNHHITAERQVCNCCSQELETSFTYVDENVNLEQRNRSSPSAKGSNHLGDLGWGNPDEWSHEAAISLISEDEDDTSSEATSAGKSVDYGFISAILFLVTGILLVIISYVVPREVTADPNTVAAREMERLEKESARLGAHLDRCVIAGLCLLTLGGVVLSCLLMMSMWKGELYRRNRFASSKESAKLYGSFNFRMKTSTNENTLELSLVEEDALAVQS from the coding sequence ATGGAGCTCCAATACATTGCAAAGGAGAGCAGCCAGGTTGGCCTGTGCGGTGCTGTGGACTGGAGTCCCGGGGGGCCTCCCGCTGACCAGGCAGATGCAGAGGCCACCAAAGCTGCTCTCTGCTGCCAGAGACACTGCACATTGCCACCAGGAGCAGCGGAGATGGAAGAGTCTAAACGTAGCCCTTCTCTAgcatcctcctcctcccctctgcaAGACAGTGTTATCCAGCCAGACTTCTTCCCACCAGGACCGCTCAACTCAGGGAACCACCACATAACAGCAGAACGGCAAGTCTGCAATTGCTGCAGCCAGGAATTAGAAACTTCTTTTACCTATGTGGACGAGAATGTGAACTTGGAGCAGAGGAACCGGAGCTCCCCTTCAGCAAAAGGGAGTAACCACTTGGGAGATCTTGGCTGGGGAAATCCAGATGAGTGGTCGCACGAGGCTGCCATATCCTTGATATCCGAAGATGAAGATGACACAAGTTCGGAAGCCACATCTGCAGGGAAGTCAGTGGACTATGGTTTCATCAGCGCCATCTTGTTCTTGGTCACTGGCATCTTGCTGGTGATCATCTCTTATGTTGTTCCACGGGAAGTGACTGCGGATCCCAACACCGTGGCTGCCAGGGAGATGGAACGCCTGGAGAAGGAGAGCGCAAGGCTGGGGGCACACCTGGACCGGTGTGTGATTGCTGGGCTCTGCCTGCTTACGCTTGGGGGGGTCGTTCTGTCCTGTTTGCTAATGATGTCTATGTGGAAGGGGGAGCTGTATCGTCGCAACAGGTTTGCCTCTTCCAAAGAGTCTGCAAAACTCTACGGTTCTTTCAACTTCAGGATGAAAACCAGCACTAATGAAAACACCCTGGAACTGTCCTTGGTAGAGGAAGATGCTCTCGCTGTACAGAGTTAA